A stretch of the Euleptes europaea isolate rEulEur1 chromosome 14, rEulEur1.hap1, whole genome shotgun sequence genome encodes the following:
- the LOC130486981 gene encoding 40S ribosomal protein S29-like gives MGHQQLYWSHPRKFRQWSHSCHTCSNRHGLIRKYSLNMCHQCFRQYTKDIGFIKLD, from the coding sequence ATGGGCCACCAGCAGCTCTACTGGAGCCACCCCAGGAAGTTCAGGCAGTGGTCACACTCCTGCCATACCTGCTCCAACCGCCATGGCCTGATCCGCAAGTACAGTCTCAACATGTGCCACCAGTGCTTCCGCCAGTACACCAAGGACATTGGCTTCATCAAGCTTGACTGA